The DNA segment GTCACACTTTGTGTATCTCATCAtggaatataaaaattttaaagctaCACCTTTCAATCTTTCTACATCTATCTaaccttttaataaaatattaatattttaataattctcctttatatattcatctcattttattttatattttaaaataaaattgttttctttggtGTTGAATACTATAAAGTATAAAAGTGATGTCTATGTATCGTCACCCATCacataatacaatttttatttttctaatgaaataaaaaatctcaCACAGAGTATCTGAGATGATGCCCTTACGGACTGGACCTTTATTAGaaacattattaatataacaaaatgaTGAAATTCTCGTATTAAGATATTCTGAATATCTTTATATTAGACTCAGTATATTTGGATAGGTCCTTTCAACACATGCAACAGGTATAAAACTTCGTGTTATATACGAGGTAAAATTgttaattcatttattattattatttttattacatgtaATATGCTTCTGACTTcaaagtgttttaaaattataattatcgaacgtttatagttatatatatatatatatatatatatatatatatatatgtatgtatgtgtcaTAATAGGATAAGTGAtactttaaaagaaatatatttttatacacgTCAAAGAATATTTAATGTAACTTCTTAGTATCAGttgaatataagaaaaaagtaattgaaactataattttataattttacctCTTTCGTGACATACTTAATGCAATATACTTTTCCTTGCTTTCTCATCTCTTTGTCAATTTCTTCACATACGTCCAAAATTGCCTTATAACATAATTGCATGTATTTTGGGAGATCAACCAAGCAACGAATATCCCACCTGCTAGTTTTGAGAAAGATATCTTTGATATATTGGTGGAATTAAGCTAAAGATATATCATTTTGATGTGCCTAACCTGTCAATTGCATTGGTGAAAAGCTCAAGTTCTTCTATGGTTCCATAAGCATCGTAGATGTCATCAACGATGGTAGTTAGAGCTGCTAATTTTGCTGTTATCCATCTAGAATGTTGTGGTTCAAAGTACACCCCCAATGCCCAAAAATAACATTCTACGATCCTATCTCGTGTAAAAGGTAAATTGGATGAGACATCTAAATCCTTATACCACCAtctgaataaaaaacaaaacaacattaatattccaaagacaaaaacaaaaagatagaATTTTTAACTGATTTATACATCAAAAGGTAATATGTCTGGAAAAAGATATTACTTGGTTATATTGTTGAGTTCTTTCAAATGTAGCTCCTGCAACTTGTTAAAATCTAATTTTGCAAATGTTATCAATTTTTCGTCATGAGATGGATATTTTTCGTAGAAAGACACAAAGTATGTTGTCTCCAACCTAGGCAAACCTCGGCGAAGTGATTGTCTTAATGTATGCTGAACTCGTGCCACAAGAGAACAACTTAGTTGTGTGGTTATAAACTTAGTTAAATGCTCCAGACTGAAATTGTGGGCTTCTTCAAGTACATCTTCTCCACGACATCTTAGTTGGGCTGCTTCATACAAACTTAACATTCCTTCAATATCATCGGCTAAACATTCTTTAAACTTTCCGGTTTGGTCTTCGAATTTGAAAAATACACCTGTTAACTTATAAACATGTGTTAATTCAAGATATATATTTAGATAAGGATCACCCCTCACTTAGGAAGGTTAATGGAAGCATTTGGAACAATATTTGGGCTATGCTCAGCATCTGGGATCATATTTGGCTGTGCTTTGCATTTAGGGCACTATTTAGGTTGTACTCACATTGTGTATAGTCAATAGGATTAGAGTACTGTAAGAGCTTAATGATTCTTTCACTCAAAAGTAAacttaaacaatatatttaataccATCGTAGTGATTTCAACAAGATGTTATTGTTCTATGAAAAGTAAATTTGGTTAAATGCTCATGAAAACCTACTTGAAGAAATGCGGTATCCATGTTGTCTAAGGAGCCGAAAGTTTAGAGCCGTGTGGTAAAGATCATCGTTTTTGTGAGCTATTATATTATTGTCCTTTGTTGAAATGTCATAAACTTGACATAGAGCAGAGTCAATTTCGTGGTCGAAATGGTAAGACACACCCAAACGTTGGACTGCATCAATGAAGTTcaatttaaaagagaaattgtTATCATCAATAGATGAAACAAGCCTCTTCCTCACGTGCTCTTTTAGTAGTTTAGCTTGTTGAATACGGCTATCACTTTCCTGCATGAAGTAGTAATGAAAGGCCCGTCTTATGAAATGTCATCTACACAGATGAAATGTTAAATACATGCAAATGTAACATTTTAGGTAAAGAGATGAAAAAGTAAATACAGCGGAAGAAGGAACATAGGAAAGAAAACGATCGCCCCAAACGGAGGGATGAAAATTTGCAGTGGGTCGAGTGAAGGGAGGTTTTGCACCAGTGGCAGAAATTGGAAGTGATAAGCCTCCGTTGTACATGGTTTGTATGGGACTATGATTATTACGAAGTAACAGACACCCTTCTTCAATTGTGTATTTCTGTTCTCTGTCACATGGTATACTGACACACGGAATTTATAAGAGGTAATGGATTAAATTGAGAATACATATCTTTGAGTCCACATAATTAAGACAGtgtataaatgaaaagaaaaataattttcaatgttttttaaaagtttcaaaagtaaaaagttcaataattattctcaatatctttactttttaaattagttaatgtTAAACATCATTAAACTtagatatattaattatgatcacaattatttttattcggTTTAGTAAGTATATTGTGGTTTAAATAAACTCATgtgactgaaaaaaaaatatttataaaattaaaaaattattattaagtttataaACGAATTCAAAATATGTAAAGATGTCATATCAAACGAATAATATATATGATCATACATGTTAATAAATTCCTTGCTATGCAAACTTCCAcctttttcaaattatagttttttttagttcTGTCAGACTTTTCTCGATATAGAAACATGTTCTATTTTTCAACAAACCGTTTCAAGTTATATCTTTTATCCAATTAGGCATTTTACCTTCTTTTCGAACTTGTTTAAATATCTTGAGAGTCTATGCCATATTTTGTAGTGAAAACTTTTTAGAAATCTATCCTCATCTCAATCCTCCATGACCTTTCTTTGTTATTGTAAGGtctgaaaagaaataaaaaaaaaaacaaagataacaTGGAGTGCACACGTGGCGACAATTAATGGGTTGAACCTCTCTtagtaaaataacataatttagcAAAATCTTTCCAAATACTCTCCATTGTCTGAAGACCACTACCCTCTTTaaagtttttcttctcttctgcTCTACCTTCACTCCATCATAACTCACATTTGAACTGTTCATTTATTGATTAGGGAGTTCTTAGACAATTTGCAAGCTGAAAGCAACGTTTTCCTCCgattaaattttgtattcttCAACTGGTAAATGAAGTCTTTTGTTTTCCGTGTATCTTAGGGTTTTGATGCATGCATCAGATTTTGATTGCATGAACATTCTACTTCTCCTCTGCAATTTCCAACTCTGTCTGGATTCCTAGTACTATCTCCCACCACAAATTTATGGTCTATGGGTGATTCTAGAGCTTTTGAGGTGTGCTGGGCAGCCAGGGGTCTCCTATGAACTTGACTGTTTGAgtaaaaggtaagggaagctagggtATTTTTCTGTTTCTGGGAATGAGGGTTGTATGAATTGGGAATCTTGGTTTGGAATTGCGTAACAATCTATGCATGCAGTGATTTTAGTGAAATTGTGCTGTGTGAacaagaaatttgaaatttcgcATGTTTGAGTTGGGTGTTTGTGGTATGATACTGTGAATTTGTGTTGTAAGTCAAATTTTATCTGATGCATTACtgagattaattttattaattgtgaTGAATCTGTTTTGTAAAGATTAGAGAGGTTAGTCTTAGCTGATTTTACTGGTTTTCAGAGAAATTAAGAGGAAGTGTAGTAGTCAAATTAGGCGTTAGGGGTTGGGGGCTGTTATAGGCCGTTAGAATGGTTTAGGTAAGTTGTTTATGACTTATTAGAAGTGTTAAAATGACAAAAGGAAGTGCCAAAGTGATAGAATTTAGTCATTaggttgatgaaattgaagTGTTAGAGTGAAAATCAATGCATAATCACTAAATAATGAAGTTATAAAGTATTAGAAGCgattagacaagtttaatttatcatatagaTCAAGTTAGGAGTGCTAGAAGTTCAtcaaaatagttagaattggtatGGGAGGGTAGAGTTGCTTAATTATGCAGGTTTTAGAGTGTTATAGATTATGTAGAGTCGCATAGTGCACCCTGTGCGTTATGCGAATGTTTGTTGTCATGCTGTCAGGAAATTTTGCTCAACGCACCACAGGGTGTGCGTTGTGCGAATTTTTACTGTCAGGCCATCAGAAATATTCGCTTAGCACACCACAGGGTGTGTGTTGTGCGAATTTTTGCTATCAGGCCATCAGGAAAATTGGCACCAAGggtggtgcgctgtgcgaatttttgctgtctttcctttttccttgtGCGCTATGCGACCTGGTCCAccctgttttgattcttttcttcttctgtgtTGCTTGGTTGATGATCTATGGTATTTGTATGAACTAATATAATATGGATGCACTTATATACCTATAATAATGGTGTGTTTGATGAATCAAAGAGAATTATGAATGGATCAAAGTGGTGTTATTAGTACCAAAGTatgatctctaggtgagatcattaTAGTGTTTAGGATGAATGTaagaggcttccatatgggggggttatcctaaaactctaacggtctttcattctcacttagagaggattgacacatgtggtgagagtagtaggaggtcttagtgtAGGCGCTTCTTGGAAGGCCTATTGCGTGGTAACAGACtaacacttgtgtgtggtagggtgaaacccgttGGCGATGGCTTTACAAAGCactagaggccaccacaagtgcacaacccgccccagatcgacattcattctaagtccggataGTCTAAGGGTCATAACATGATAAAATACTTGATTTGGTTAATTGCATGAATATAATTTCTATGTTTATGTTAAATGATGACTTGCCTTCTTATATGTGTGAATgttctttattataatatattggtTTGAATTAACTTGTATGCTTTTAgaaacctagcttacccttactattgtgtgtgttgtatgtgctGTGCTCTTTTCTTtgtgatgatcatccacttggatgtgagcagagggagaTGAGGCTTCCCTAGATCAGACATTGGAGGAGACAAATTCAGATGCCCCTAGTTCTTAGGATCCTTCCTAGTTATTTCTTGTATTTTGAAAGACTCCTAAGCttgtaattaaagttttaaattccaaCCAGCAAAGTTCAATGGCAAGTGCACTCTTGATTAATCGAATCAATGGTTCTGCGATATGGAATGAATTTGTAATGCCAAGAGATGCCCTGAAGACAATAGACTAGCTTTCATTGAGTATCTACTGACTGGTGAGGCCAACCATTGGTGGAGCAGTGCACGTATGACTCTGGAGGGGAGTAGAACTCCTATTACCTGGGAGCTATTCAAGAAGAAATTCTACAAAGAATACGTTCCTGATAGCGTGAGATTTGCAAAGGAAGTGGAGTTTTTGGAGCTGGTACAGGGAAGTATTTCTATATCTGAGTATGCTGATCGCTTCAAGCATTTACTCAGATTTAACACTATGGTAGTAGACGAAGAGTGACAGTGTAGAAAATTTGAGAATGGACTGGGAGGTGATGTGAAGCTGATGGTGGCAGGGTTAAGTATTAGAGACTTTCCTACTTTGGTAGAGAAGGCAAGAGTACTAGAAAAGACAAAGTTGGAGGTAGAAAGTCTCAGCATAAGatttcagtcaagatgtgcagatgctTCAATTCAATTAGGATCAATGTGATGCATTTATAAGAGGTGTTATCCTTAagagtgatcaatcaaccaagtagagatgcaatcagaaattcaaagaacCATTCTCACcaagaaaagtgtttcactcgaGCATTCAAAAGTGTACTCAAGCTCTCAAAAGTATTTCACTAAGCTCACAAgtgtatggtgtggtgtttcACTCTGCTACAAATTAATTATGTctttcatttaaccataatcaaacatacttaCAAACAGAttgtcatcacaagggcttttcatggcttgtaacttggctgggctaagaaggaaattggtttttctggtcagcaaagttccttgagttaaaagagaCATTTGTGTAATTACCATTTAAGaacaaactctctttcttttttccagCTTTCCCTTGtagtgagctctttcttttctttttgaatttttcttttctcactttttcttttcttttgcctttgcttttcacttgctttttcttttaattgctCATAGCCTAGAGAAGTGGGTTGTTACatggtaaccccaaacttgaacctttatcagtacctcctcaaatgttctcaacttaactcaaggtacacatttttcaaaaaggtttttcaaagcatgcataaggttcaaggttcaaaggttagaacaaattgttctcttttcagtgggcaaaaattatgtgaaggttaaaagaataagggataataaaagatggccttgatcatatggaacctgcaagcaagtagctcaatcatagaaaatttgggcaaaatcattcatgcttccaaagtaataacaattatttaaaaacaactctgaagctcaaaactcacacaggtacTCTCATAAGTtctaaaattcagaaaaacatcctgctcagtattttaatcaaactttatctcaagcacTTGTTTCACAAATTGGGATttatcatcatgcatcatctcaacctcaatcaaacactagaatCTCATAAAGCAGACCTATCACATAAAATAGAGCACAGTTGAATCAAGGCAATTTAGTTCTttcaagcagagcacaataaaataaaaccacacagaaattaaaactaaacataaatcaaacaaaaacaataaataaaaaagtaaaagttcagagcactgggttgcctcccagcaagcgcttctttaacatcactagcttgacccaataagctcaTGTTGCATCAACCAGCTGCATGACTGTAGAGAGGCATTCAACCTCTCCACCCAAGTAGTGCTTAAGGCGTTGTCCATTAACTACCCAACTTCTTTGTGGATTTTCAGCAGTTGGATCTATTAACTCAACTGCTCCATGCGGGAGGACATTCTTGATCAGGAATGGGCCAGACCACTTTGACTTTAACTTTCCAAGGAAAAGTTTTAGCTGTGACTTGAATAGCAAAACTTGTTGTCCTTGAGAAAATACCCTTTTTACCAGCTTCCTGTCATGATAGTATTTGaccttttctttgtaatttctAGAAGAATCATAGGCATGTAGCCTCATCTCCTCTAACTTAATAATATGCCTCCTTCTCTTTTCTACAGTGCCACTaggatcaaaattcaaaaattttaaagccCATAGAGCTCTGTGCTCCATTTCTACTGGCATGTGACATGCCTTTCCATAGACCATTTGGAAAGGATATAATCCAATAGTTGTCTTCATTGCAGTTCGATATGCCCAGAGGGCATCATCCAACTTTAGAGACCAATCCTTTCTTGATGCAGCCATTGTCTTCTCCAAAATCGTTTTTATCTCCCTATTTGAAACTTCAGCTTGTCCATTTGTCTGTGGGTGATAAGGTGTAGACACCTTATGTTTCACACCATAATGCTTGAGTACTTTTGCAAGCTAGTGGTTGCAAAAATGAGTTCCTCCATCACTAATGAGCACTATGGGCGTTCCAAACCGGGAGAAAATTTgcctatttaaaaatttaatgacagTGTTGAAATCATTCTTAGGACAAGCTAGAGCCTCCACCCACTTGCTTACATAATCCACaaccaccaaaatatattcattattgaaggATGATGGAAAAGGGCCAACAAAATCTATGCCCTAGTAGTCAAAAACCTCAACCTCTAGGATGCCTTGCAGCGGCATTTCATGGCGTCTTGAGATGGTACCAGTCCTTTGGCATTTGTCACAGTTCATGGCATGGTTGTGAGCATCTTTAAAGAGAGtgggccaataaaatcctgactgAAGTACCTTTGCAGGTCTTCTTTCTCCACTAAAATGTCTTCCTTAGTCACAAAGCGCCTCAGAAGGTTGTCTACTCCAATCTTGAAGAGGTAAGGATCATCCCAAACAAATTTTTTTGCGtcatgaaattttgttttctttgttgccAGTTGAAGTCTTCTGGAATTACCCCTATAGCTTTGAAATTggccatatcagcaaaccatggcctttgttGAGTATACATGAGTGTCTCATCTGAGAAGGATTCCCAGATCTCTGCTTCCTTGCTTGTAACTGCATTGTTTACCAAACGAGATAAGTGATCAGCAATTacatttttactttcatttttgtcATGAATCTCCACATCAAACTCTTGTAGCAAAAGTACCCATCTGATTAATCGTGGCTTGGAGTCCAGTTTGTTCAgcaaatatttaatagtttcATGATCAGTGTAGATAATCACTTTAGACCCAATGAGATATGGTCTAAATTTCTCCAAGTCATACACAATAGCAAGGAATTCCttttctgtggtggcataattcagCTGGGCTTCATTCAAAACTTTGCTTGCATAATAAATAGTATGGAAAACCTTTCCTCTTCTTTGGCCAAGAACTGCACCTATAGCACAATTACTAGCATCACATATCAACTCAAAGTCTTGATTCCAATTAGGTGCCACAATTACTGGAACAGAAATCAGCTTCttctttaaaatatcaaaagctTTAAGGCATTCATCATTCATCACAAAAGGTGCGTCCTTGAAAAGGAGGTTGCTCAGtggtttggaaatttttgaaaagtccttgatgaatcttctataaaagccaGCATGTCACAAAAAGCTTCTGATTCCTTTTACATTGGTTGGTGGTGGGAGTTTTTTGATGACTTCAACTTTAGCTCTATCCACTTCAATTTCTCTGGAAGAAATTTTATGACCCAAAACAATCGCTTCTGTtaccataaaatgacattttgttagaatcgactgcagtggaattgttagcgtggaataacaaaccgaGAGGGCTTTTAAAACAAtcgcgtgccttttaatttctactcaatttaacttactatgcaaataataaatataaataaaagagtaagcttgagagaaatttgcacagataattttatacCGGTTCGggtcttaccaatcctacgtccagtcgcttatctcaaaccaagataaacagttcactaagcacaaaacaattacaaattacaatcacaaagaaacaatttgtaagagtttagaaaccacctctcttgataccacaagagatgaacctgcacctcctttgaatcttcacaaaggatgagacacctcctccgaatacttcacgaaggatgaaacaccttttccgaatacttcacgaaggatgatcctcttccacacacctcctcagacgcaccaaggatgaaccggctatttcctctgtcaccgtagNNNNNNNNNNNNNNNNNNNNNNNNNNNNNNNNNNNNNNNNNNNNNNNNNNNNNNNNNNNNNNNNNNNNNNNNNNNNNNNNNNNNNNNNNNNNNNNNNNNNNNNNNNNNNNNNNNNNNNNNNNNNNNNNNNNNNNNNNNNNNNNNNNNNNNNNNNNNNNNNNNNNNNNNNNNNNNNNNNNNNNNNNNNNNNNNNNNNNNNNNNNNNNNNNNNNNNNNNNNNNNNNNNNNNNNNNNNNNNNNNNNNNNNNNNNNNNNNNNNNNNNNNNNNNNNNNNNNNNNNNNNNNNNNNNNNNNNNNNNNNNNNNNNNNNNNNNNNNNNNNNNNNNNNNNNNNNNNNNNNNNNNNNNNNNNNNNNNNNNNNNNNNNNNNNNNNNNNNNNNNNNNNNNNNNNNNNNNNNNNNNNNNNNNNNNNNNNNNNNNNNNNNNNNNNNNNNNNNNNNNNNNNNNNNNNNNNNtctaaacaacaaatacaatatataaaggtacaagaatcaaaacatactacaaatctaagtcctaaacaattaaactataattattacaaaagcttttcataacaaaaataagtcttcaaaggatcttcatgaatcttgataaatcttgacttgatttgggtatcatcaaaacttcatcttcatcattttgctaacacatTTTTCCCAATTGAGAACAAGATTGGATTGGGTGCATCTTTTGAGTACTACATCCAAGTTAAACAAACATTGATGAAAGGAACTACGAAATattgaaaaatcatccatgaagacctCAATGCATTTTTCTATCAGATCTGCAAAAATTGCCTGCATGCATCTCTTAAAAATGGCTGGGGCATTACATAGTCCGAATGACATTTTTCTGTAGGCAAAAATTCCAAATGGACAGGTAAAGGCCGTCTTTTCTTGGTCTTTAGGATctaccacaatttgattatatcctgAGTATCCATCCAGAAAACAATAGAAAGCTTGT comes from the Vigna radiata var. radiata cultivar VC1973A chromosome 2, Vradiata_ver6, whole genome shotgun sequence genome and includes:
- the LOC106752557 gene encoding probable terpene synthase 2 isoform X1, which produces MYNGGLSLPISATGAKPPFTRPTANFHPSVWGDRFLSYVPSSAESDSRIQQAKLLKEHVRKRLVSSIDDNNFSFKLNFIDAVQRLGVSYHFDHEIDSALCQVYDISTKDNNIIAHKNDDLYHTALNFRLLRQHGYRISSSVFFKFEDQTGKFKECLADDIEGMLSLYEAAQLRCRGEDVLEEAHNFSLEHLTKFITTQLSCSLVARVQHTLRQSLRRGLPRLETTYFVSFYEKYPSHDEKLITFAKLDFNKLQELHLKELNNITKWWYKDLDVSSNLPFTRDRIVECYFWALGVYFEPQHSRWITAKLAALTTIVDDIYDAYGTIEELELFTNAIDSRWDIRCLVDLPKYMQLCYKAILDVCEEIDKEMRKQGKVYCIKYVTKEIKRLVQAQMVEARWCHSNHVPTVEEYMQVRTISSGYPLLITSSFLGMEDTTEEILLWATNEPVIIVASTVLLRIKDDIVGDEFEQERQHVVSSIQCYMKEYKISRKCVIEELHKLVENAWKDINDACLAPIQVPIKFLMRAINFARMVDVVFKDEDIFTNAEGIMKDHIEALLVKKMFV
- the LOC106752557 gene encoding probable terpene synthase 2 isoform X2 yields the protein MYNGGLSLPISATGAKPPFTRPTANFHPSVWGDRFLSYVPSSAESDSRIQQAKLLKEHVRKRLVSSIDDNNFSFKLNFIDAVQRLGVSYHFDHEIDSALCQVYDISTKDNNIIAHKNDDLYHTALNFRLLRQHGYRISSSVFFKFEDQTGKFKECLADDIEGMLSLYEAAQLRCRGEDVLEEAHNFSLEHLTKFITTQLSCSLVARVQHTLRQSLRRGLPRLETTYFVSFYEKYPSHDEKLITFAKLDFNKLQELHLKELNNITKWWYKDLDVSSNLPFTRDRIVECYFWALGVYFEPQHSRWITAKLAALTTIVDDIYDAYGTIEELELFTNAIDRWDIRCLVDLPKYMQLCYKAILDVCEEIDKEMRKQGKVYCIKYVTKEIKRLVQAQMVEARWCHSNHVPTVEEYMQVRTISSGYPLLITSSFLGMEDTTEEILLWATNEPVIIVASTVLLRIKDDIVGDEFEQERQHVVSSIQCYMKEYKISRKCVIEELHKLVENAWKDINDACLAPIQVPIKFLMRAINFARMVDVVFKDEDIFTNAEGIMKDHIEALLVKKMFV